The Fontisubflavum oceani genomic interval TTGCTGACCCGCCCTTTGAAACCGGAGTAATCCCGATGCGCTATTGGCTGTTCAAATCCGAAACCTCCACCTGGTCCTGGGATCAACAAGTGGCGAAGGGCGATGTGGGAGAAGAATGGGACGGGGTCCGCAACTACCAAGCGCGCAATTTCATGCGGGAGATGAAGATGGGTGATCGCGGCTTTTTCTATCACTCGCAGAAGGACAAAGAGATTGTCGGCGTGGTTGAGGTGATCGCTGAGGCGCATCCCGACAGCACGACAGATGACGAACGTTGGGAATGCGTGGACATCAAGGCGGTGACCGCTGTGCCGAACCCGGTGACATTAGAGCAGATCAAAGCCGATCCGCGCCTTGCCGATATGGTTCTGGTGAAAAACTCGCGGCTGTCGGTGCAACCGGTCAGCGCGGATGAATGGGCCACGATCTGCGAGATGGGGGGCGTTCCGTCCTGATCTGAGCCGTGCTTATTGCAGCGCTTGAGCCAGACCGCGCAAGATCCATCTCTGCGCGATCAGCATCACCACAACCGGCGGCAGCATTGCCAAAACACCGAGGGCCATGCCGGTGCTTGAGCCTGTTCCCGCGCGCTGAATGCCGCGCACAATTGTATAATACTCTTCGGCGGTCGTGTTGATCATCAGCGGCCAAAGGTACTGGTTCCAGCCGAGCACGAAGAGCATCGCAAAAAGCGCGGCGATCATCGGCAGGGCAAGCGGAATCAAGATATCAACCAGGAATCGGATCGGGCCCGCACCGTCCAGCTGCGCGGCCTCAAAAAGTTCGCCGGGAATCTGTCGCAAAAACTGGCGGAACACGAGGGTACCAAGCCCCGTCGCCACAATTGGGAGGATCATCCCACAGTAGGAGTTCAAAAGGCCCAGATCATCCGTCACCAGGAATGTCGGCAGGATGCGGGTTTCAATCGGGAAGAACATCGGCAGAAGGATCAGCCCAAAGAGAAACGTGGCCCCGCGCAGTCGGAAGCAGACAAGCGCGAAGGCGGCCAGTAGCGAAAGCCCGGTTTTCAAGATCGCGATGCCACCCGCGACGATGACCGAATTGATCAACATGCCAGTCCCGTCGACGCCATTCCCAAACAGGTCTTCGGTAAAGAGCACTTGGTTATGCGGTCCGAACAAGGCGGCCCAGGAGCCGCGCTCCAGCATGCCGGTCCCAAGGATCGCGCTCATATCCAAGGACGCCAGCACCAAAAGCACCACCGGCCCCATCATGAAGGCGCAGCCTAGGATTAGGATCAGATGGTCGGCCAGAGGGCGGGTTCGCATGAAAGAGGTCGCGATCAGATTTGGCAGGTCTCGGATGTCGGGCGGGTTCATCTGACCGTTCCCACATCTGGGCCGTTCATCTGAAGTCTGGTCAATGTCGGAGAATAGAGGCGCTAAGACAACCGCAAAAGAATGGAGGGCCCCGACCCCCGGGACCCTCCAACACCCACGCGCTTACCTCGCTCCGCACGTGTTCAATTTGAGGGCCCGCCATACTGGCTGGGCGTCAAGGCATAGATAGCGGATTCCAATGTCAGGCCCAAAGGAATTGCCTTGAGAATTTGAGCTAAATGATCTGCGAACCAAGATATGCAAAAGGCCCGCGGCACGGGCGGGCCTTCTGGCATTTCTGCCGATTTGTCAGGCTTAAGCGTAAACGCTCTCTTTGCCGAAATGTTTGGTCAGCATGTAATAGACCACCGCGCGGTATTTGTTGCGCTCGGACTTGCCATAGGTTTCGATCACGCTGTTGATCGCCTCCATCAAAGCGGGGCTATCGGCGAGGCCGAGTTTCTTGATCAGAAAATTGTTCTTTACGGTCTCCAGCTCGCTTGCTTGCGTGCCAGCGACGGTCGATGCATCAGCGTCATAAATCGCCGGACCGCAGCCGATCGTCACTTTCGTCAGAAGATCCATATCCGGCGTCATGCCGCATTTGTTGCGCAGATCGTCCGCATAGACGGCGATCAAATCGTCTCTCTTGCCCATCACATACTCCCTGTTGTTGTGGTTGGGGGTTCCCCCTTTTGGCGGGCGGAGAGTGGCGCGAAGTGCTAAAAAAAGAAAGGGGAAATGGCGCATACACGCATCAGTCCTGCGCGAATCCGCCTTCGGATATGGCGCGGAATGCGCCCTATTGCGCGTGGCATGGGGAGAAGACGACGCATTGGCGTTGTCACATCTGAGCTGCGCCAAGCTAATATGGCGCGGGATTATGCGATGTTGGCATGGTGGCAGGATGCAGAGAAAAGTTGGATCAATCTGCTGCCCCATCGACATTGTTAGACCCTATCTCGTTGGGTCTGTATGATGAGGTGCTGGCGGCCCAAGCGGCGACTTTGTCCGCAGGCGCCGCGCAAGATATCGGGTTTTATGCCGTCGGAGGCAGTCAATGAGCAAAACAGTCAGTTTCACCCAGATGAAAGATGGCACGGCTGAGGATTACGCGCTGCTGGAAGAGTTGGAGAAGCCCTACCTGGCGCTAACGGCTGATCGTGTTCTGGATGAGCTTCGCCGTCAGGGGGAGGTGTCGCTCGAAGGCTACAAGATCACCCGGTTGGATCACGGGCTGCAAGCCGCGACCCGAGCCGAACGCGACGGGGCCGATCTCGACTGGATCGTCGGCGCGCTTCTGCATGACATTGGCGATGGGCTGGCACCCCAGAACCACGACCGGTTTTCGGCGGAAGTCATTCGGCCTTTCGTTCGGTGGGATGTGGCCTGGGTCGTCGAGCATCACGGGATTTTCCAGATGCTCTATTACGCGCATCATTATGGCTGGGATCGGAATGCCCGGGAGCGGTTCAAAGACCATCCCTGTTTCGAGAGCTGCGCGACGTTCTGCGAGCGTTGGGATCAGTCGAGTTTCGATCCGGGTTATGAGCCGATGCCACTTGCGCATTTCGAGCCGTTGGTGCGTGAGGTCTTTGCGCGGAAAGCCTATGATCCGGATGTGATCCGCGAGGGGTATGTTTCGGCTCTGACCGCTTAGCGACAGGCGCCCCAGCCCGTTGATTGAAAATGGAAATGGTCGGCGTGAAGACGATTGAACTCCGGCCCGAGCACGGTCACGAACCAGCGGCAGGCCCCATCCCGCAAGGTGCGGAAAAACTGCGCCTCTGTGCTCTCTCCTTGCCAATTTTCGAGCAGATCGAGCCGCTGCCCATTCGCCAAAACCACCCCACGAATGTCGATCGCCTCGGCGGTAGCATGGCTGCTCATCCGCCGACCATCGCCCGATGGGGTTCGAATACGGCGGCAATTATAGCTCGACTGATGGCGCAGCGCAGTGACTTCTTGCCCAAGCGTTCCTTCTGTCGCGCGGAGTGTGTGCCGCTCCCACATCGCCAGTCGGAGCGCGACGGCGCAGGTGGTCTCCAGCGGCTCAAGCGCCACCGATCCAACGGATGACACACGCAGCCGAGGGTCGATATAACACTGGTCACTGTCGTGGAGCGGGTCGAGATGCTGAAACTCAGCATGTCCTTCGAGCGCCGCGATACATGTCTCAGAGGTTGCCAGCGCCGCGCGGAGTTTCACCGGCGTGAGCCATGATGGCGGCGCTGAGACATCCAAAGGCGTAATCGGATTCCAGCCATCCGGCAGAGGGCTGCGCGGATCGGTCATCAACCACAGACCGCCCGCGCCAAGCAAGTTCAGCCAGAGCAAAGACACCAAGACCCGTCCGATCCGCCGCATTGGTTCCTTTCTCTGAGAGTCTATCTGGAGTTTCGCCAAAACTGGGCATTACGATGCGCGGTATATCACGCGGCTTCGAGAAAGGCTTTGCTGCAAACCGGATCGTGGCTTCACATCCGCCTGAAAACCGCTCCGAACAAGCCGAGAGCGGTGCTAAACTCCGTATCAGCAGCTAGACACCAACCATACCATGGTCCGGGCGGCACGCGTTTCGTTGCTCATCTGACGTCGGAAAACGGTACCACACGCGAGTATCGATGCGATGTCTGCCGATGACGCCCGAGTGATTGGGTGGGCTCGATGCAGCCACGTCCAGATAAGGCCGGCTCAAGGGCCGGCCTGCTTTGTTCTCTGTGGGCAATCAGTAGCGGTAATGCTCGGGCTTAAACGGCCCCTCCTGAGCGACACCGATATAGTCGGCCTGCTCTTTCGCCAGCTCGGTCAGTTTCACACCGATCTTTTTCAGGTGCAGCCGCGCGACTTTCTCGTCGAGCACCTTCGGCAGAACATAGACCTCGTTTTGATACTCTTCGCCCTTGGTGAAGAGCTCGATCTGCGCCAGAACTTGGTTGGTGAAGCTCGCCGACATCACGAAGGACGGATGACCGGTCGCATTGCCGAGGTTCAGCAGACGGCCCTCAGAGAGCAGGATCAGACGGTTGCCCGAGGGCATCTCGATCATATCCACTTGCTCTTTGATGTTGGTCCATTTGTGGTTCTTCAGCGCCGCGACCTGAATTTCGTTGTCGAAATGGCCAATATTGCCGACGATCGCCATGTCCTTCATCTCGCGCATATGCTCGATGCGGATGACGTCTTTGTTGCCGGTGGTGGTGATGAAGATATCCGCATTTGGCAGTTCATCTTCCAGAACGACGACTTCGAACCCGTCCATCGCGGCTTGCAGCGCGCAGATTGGGTCGACCTCTGTCACCTTCACCCGAGCGCCCGCGCCGCGCAGCGACGCTGCGGAGCCTTTGCCCACATCGCCATAGCCGCACACGACCGCAACCTTGCCGGCCATCATCGTATCGGTGGCGCGGCGGATGCCGTCGACGAGCGATTCCTTGCAGCCGTATTTGTTGTCGAATTTCGATTTGGTGACGCTGTCATTGACGTTGATCGCCGGGAAGGGCAGGTGGCCTTTCTCCATCATCTGATAG includes:
- a CDS encoding DUF2853 family protein, which produces MGKRDDLIAVYADDLRNKCGMTPDMDLLTKVTIGCGPAIYDADASTVAGTQASELETVKNNFLIKKLGLADSPALMEAINSVIETYGKSERNKYRAVVYYMLTKHFGKESVYA
- a CDS encoding EVE domain-containing protein, producing the protein MRYWLFKSETSTWSWDQQVAKGDVGEEWDGVRNYQARNFMREMKMGDRGFFYHSQKDKEIVGVVEVIAEAHPDSTTDDERWECVDIKAVTAVPNPVTLEQIKADPRLADMVLVKNSRLSVQPVSADEWATICEMGGVPS
- a CDS encoding HD domain-containing protein, with the translated sequence MSKTVSFTQMKDGTAEDYALLEELEKPYLALTADRVLDELRRQGEVSLEGYKITRLDHGLQAATRAERDGADLDWIVGALLHDIGDGLAPQNHDRFSAEVIRPFVRWDVAWVVEHHGIFQMLYYAHHYGWDRNARERFKDHPCFESCATFCERWDQSSFDPGYEPMPLAHFEPLVREVFARKAYDPDVIREGYVSALTA
- a CDS encoding extensin-like domain-containing protein translates to MRRIGRVLVSLLWLNLLGAGGLWLMTDPRSPLPDGWNPITPLDVSAPPSWLTPVKLRAALATSETCIAALEGHAEFQHLDPLHDSDQCYIDPRLRVSSVGSVALEPLETTCAVALRLAMWERHTLRATEGTLGQEVTALRHQSSYNCRRIRTPSGDGRRMSSHATAEAIDIRGVVLANGQRLDLLENWQGESTEAQFFRTLRDGACRWFVTVLGPEFNRLHADHFHFQSTGWGACR
- the ahcY gene encoding adenosylhomocysteinase; the protein is MTDYIVKDIALAEYGRKELDIAETEMPGLMALREEYGDSKPLKGARIAGSLHMTIQTAVLIETLVALGADVRWASCNIFSTQDHAAAAIAAAGVPVFAIKGETLEEYWDYADKIFHFEEGGCNMILDDGGDATLYILMGARVEEGEEDLIAVPTSDEEVALFDQIRKRIKESPGWFVKQRHMIQGVTEETTTGVHRLYQMMEKGHLPFPAINVNDSVTKSKFDNKYGCKESLVDGIRRATDTMMAGKVAVVCGYGDVGKGSAASLRGAGARVKVTEVDPICALQAAMDGFEVVVLEDELPNADIFITTTGNKDVIRIEHMREMKDMAIVGNIGHFDNEIQVAALKNHKWTNIKEQVDMIEMPSGNRLILLSEGRLLNLGNATGHPSFVMSASFTNQVLAQIELFTKGEEYQNEVYVLPKVLDEKVARLHLKKIGVKLTELAKEQADYIGVAQEGPFKPEHYRY
- a CDS encoding carbohydrate ABC transporter permease is translated as MNPPDIRDLPNLIATSFMRTRPLADHLILILGCAFMMGPVVLLVLASLDMSAILGTGMLERGSWAALFGPHNQVLFTEDLFGNGVDGTGMLINSVIVAGGIAILKTGLSLLAAFALVCFRLRGATFLFGLILLPMFFPIETRILPTFLVTDDLGLLNSYCGMILPIVATGLGTLVFRQFLRQIPGELFEAAQLDGAGPIRFLVDILIPLALPMIAALFAMLFVLGWNQYLWPLMINTTAEEYYTIVRGIQRAGTGSSTGMALGVLAMLPPVVVMLIAQRWILRGLAQALQ